One Mycolicibacterium doricum genomic window, AGGAGTGGGTCATCTCGGATCTGCGAGAGTCCTCGGTCGCCTTGCCCGGATACACGGCCCGCGGTCAAGTCTGGGAAGCTTCGGCCACCGTTCGAGCCGTCACCGGCACGGTGACTCCGATAATCCCGAATCTGTACACGGTCACCGCAGACGGCCAGCGTTATCCCGTCCTGTGGCAGATCGCCAGCCCACAAGGCCTTCCGGCTACCACCCTCGGCCAGGGCCAAGCCTCCAGCGGGGCGATCTACTTTGATGCAGTTGGCCCACAGCCCATGGCGGTGGTTTACGACAACGGCACTCCTACGCAGCTGTTTTGGTGTTGCACGGGCTCCATGATGATGCCAATGGAGAAGTGTCCGATGTGCGCCGACATGCAGCGCGCCTGCCCCCATTGTCCCGGCGGGATGTAGCCCCCGAGGACCTGACAGGGACCCATTAGCCTTCACCGATCGCCGCTAAGTGTCAAAGCTATCTCCAACCGATCCGCCTAACACCCTGGGACGTAACTATCCGACCAGCGTGGTGCCCACCACGATGGTCCTCGACCGCCAGCACAAGGTCGCGACGGTCTTCCGCGTGGCGCTACTAGCCGAAGACATACGGCCTCTGCTAGATCGGCTGACCACCGAGCGCTGACACCTCGCTGGAGAGCTGCCCTGCGGCGCCTAACGTCACGGATCGTTCGATGCGTCGGTGCGCGCAAGGATCCCAGGTTCATCAAGATGACCGCGGGCCCCGGTGCCGCAGCGGGGTCTCACCGCCGAGCGGCAGCCTGACCGCGAGTGATGGCGGTCGGCGTGTATCGGTGAGCCTTTTTGCGAGTTAGCGTGACCAGCTGGGTCAGCAGGATGCCGACGACGATCGCGGCCAGCACGCCGACGAGCTTCTGTTCGCCGAACAGCGGATACACCTGGTAGTGCGTCAGATAGATGAACAGTGACGCCTCGGCGATCACACCGGCAGTGACCGTGAAAGCGGATGGGCAGCGAATGGCGGGCAGCCAGATCAGCAGCGCCAGCCCGATGAACACCAAGGCCTCGCGGTTGGGTTGGCCGAAGTACCCGACGATTCCGATCGCGAGGACCGCGGTCACGGCGAGCCGCTGCCACACCGTCGACGACTTCGAGGCAGCCC contains:
- a CDS encoding DUF1942 domain-containing protein, producing the protein MRLRVIMAVLACVTLLGAAATLAPPAVAAMPCGHQFGSPQQLTDAGGAVVQEWVISDLRESSVALPGYTARGQVWEASATVRAVTGTVTPIIPNLYTVTADGQRYPVLWQIASPQGLPATTLGQGQASSGAIYFDAVGPQPMAVVYDNGTPTQLFWCCTGSMMMPMEKCPMCADMQRACPHCPGGM